The Collimonas fungivorans Ter331 genome has a segment encoding these proteins:
- a CDS encoding restriction endonuclease subunit S translates to MSNAINTRKSFSGKASPLHKLCFSITDCHHSTPRWCDDGKIVVRNFNIKNGKLDLSCPSYTDEKTFKERISRAKPEAGDLIITREAPMGELCVIPAGIECCLGQRMVLIKPDPKKIGSRYLLYAMLSEFVQGQINRSDKTGSIVSNLRIPLLKELEIPLIDGSEEIAAVLSTIDAKIDCNNRISAELEAMAKTLFDYWFVQFNFPDANGKPYKSSGGKMVHNAILKREIPKGWADSSIQAIADLLGGGTPTKKKSEYWGGDIPFFTPTDADGTIFKFSTADYITDDGLKGSSTKLFGKNTVFITARGSVGRLVLAGVDMAMNQSCYALRAKPGVSHVFLFYLAKELIHHLHVKSSGSVFNSIVSNDIELTNLAIPKGEVITKFAAVVEPMFEKIGNNTKENQHLATLRDWLLPMLMNGQVTTA, encoded by the coding sequence ATGAGTAACGCGATCAATACCAGAAAATCATTTTCTGGAAAAGCCAGTCCTTTACATAAGCTGTGTTTCTCAATAACGGATTGTCATCACTCAACGCCGAGATGGTGCGATGATGGAAAAATTGTTGTTAGAAATTTCAACATTAAGAACGGTAAGCTCGATTTAAGCTGCCCTTCTTATACAGATGAGAAAACTTTCAAAGAACGGATCTCGCGTGCTAAGCCTGAGGCAGGTGACTTAATCATCACTCGCGAAGCTCCTATGGGGGAGCTCTGCGTTATCCCGGCGGGCATAGAGTGTTGTCTTGGTCAAAGAATGGTCCTAATAAAACCTGACCCGAAGAAGATAGGCAGTAGGTATCTCCTCTACGCAATGCTCTCCGAATTTGTTCAAGGTCAAATAAATCGAAGTGACAAAACAGGCTCAATCGTTAGTAATTTGCGGATTCCTTTACTGAAGGAGCTCGAGATTCCCTTGATCGATGGGAGCGAAGAGATCGCAGCCGTCCTTTCCACCATTGACGCTAAGATCGACTGCAACAATCGCATAAGCGCCGAGCTAGAGGCCATGGCCAAGACTTTGTTCGACTATTGGTTTGTACAATTCAACTTCCCTGACGCCAACGGCAAGCCCTACAAATCCTCTGGTGGGAAGATGGTTCACAACGCCATCCTGAAACGGGAGATTCCGAAGGGATGGGCCGACTCAAGCATTCAGGCTATAGCTGATCTGCTCGGTGGTGGAACGCCTACAAAAAAGAAGTCAGAATACTGGGGGGGCGATATCCCATTCTTCACTCCTACGGATGCTGACGGAACTATCTTTAAATTTTCCACAGCAGATTACATTACCGACGATGGCTTGAAAGGCAGTAGTACCAAGCTCTTCGGCAAGAATACTGTTTTCATCACTGCGCGTGGATCTGTGGGTAGGTTGGTATTGGCTGGAGTCGACATGGCTATGAACCAGTCCTGTTATGCACTGCGTGCCAAGCCGGGCGTTAGCCATGTCTTTCTGTTTTATCTAGCTAAGGAATTGATTCATCATCTGCATGTCAAGTCTTCCGGTTCGGTCTTCAATTCGATCGTCTCGAATGACATCGAACTGACCAATCTTGCGATTCCAAAAGGTGAGGTCATTACAAAATTTGCCGCGGTCGTTGAGCCAATGTTCGAGAAAATTGGGAACAACACCAAGGAAAACCAGCATCTCGCTACACTTCGTGACTGGCTCTTGCCCATGCTGATGAATGGCCAAGTGACGACTGCATGA
- a CDS encoding DUF262 domain-containing protein, whose translation MSTFDSTKRLLPEILTEIARGKIQLPDFQRGWVWDDDHIRSLLVSVARSFPVGAVMLLETGGEARFQLRAVEGVVLPGSAAEAELLILDGQQRLTTLTQVLALKSAVKTRTDKGKAIERHYYWHIPTALEGGDRLDDAILALEPDRILRSNFGRDTVLDLSSPIKECAQLYFPCDQILNSDAWEEALQEHASEHFGLYMRFRKDVLGAFRNYQLPVIQLHKATSKEAVCLVFEKVNTGGVPLNVFELMTATYAADGYNLRDDWYGSKQRNVQSRQERLCKEPVLQQVETTDFLQAVTMLHTLEKRQIDLAAGKKDKQVAPVSAKRVAILALELPDYKKWAAPVEQGFMLVAKFLRKEHIRDPRELPYRTQLAPLAAVLAILKERWLEPMIHAKLSRWYWCGVLGELYGGAVETRIANDVEELLGWVKDERAVPRTVLEATFSPDRLDRLWSRLSAAYKGINMLVLREGAEDFFWKAKIQELDQEDIALDIHHIFPQDWCEKQGIKRATYNAIVNKTPISYKANRMIGGSAPSAYLSKLQGHKQVQLSDEGMNALLTSHRIDANALRADDFEEFYQARKAALLELIEGAMGKASMASGIMNADTDNDY comes from the coding sequence ATGAGTACTTTCGATAGCACTAAACGCCTACTGCCAGAAATTCTAACGGAAATAGCGAGGGGTAAGATTCAGCTCCCTGACTTCCAGCGTGGCTGGGTTTGGGACGATGACCATATTCGCAGCCTTCTTGTGAGCGTGGCGCGCTCCTTCCCAGTGGGTGCGGTGATGCTACTAGAAACGGGCGGCGAAGCACGTTTTCAACTCCGGGCAGTGGAGGGCGTGGTGCTACCTGGGAGTGCTGCTGAGGCGGAGCTGCTGATCCTGGACGGACAGCAACGGCTGACTACGTTGACACAGGTATTGGCCTTGAAATCGGCAGTGAAAACGCGTACCGACAAGGGCAAAGCGATTGAGCGCCACTACTATTGGCATATCCCCACCGCACTGGAAGGCGGTGACAGACTCGACGACGCTATTTTGGCTCTCGAACCGGACCGTATTCTGCGCTCCAATTTTGGCCGCGACACGGTACTTGATTTGAGCAGCCCGATCAAGGAGTGCGCACAACTGTATTTTCCCTGTGACCAAATTCTCAACTCCGATGCTTGGGAAGAAGCACTACAAGAACACGCGTCAGAGCACTTTGGGTTGTACATGCGGTTCCGTAAAGACGTACTTGGGGCGTTTCGCAACTACCAACTACCGGTGATTCAGTTACATAAGGCTACCTCAAAGGAAGCAGTGTGCTTGGTGTTCGAGAAGGTTAATACCGGTGGCGTTCCGCTTAATGTGTTTGAGTTGATGACCGCGACCTACGCGGCCGACGGTTACAACCTGCGAGACGACTGGTATGGCAGTAAGCAGCGCAATGTGCAGTCGCGACAAGAGCGGCTGTGCAAAGAGCCGGTGCTGCAGCAGGTGGAAACCACAGACTTCCTTCAAGCTGTGACCATGCTTCACACGCTGGAGAAGCGCCAGATTGATCTGGCAGCGGGGAAGAAGGACAAACAGGTCGCGCCGGTGAGCGCCAAGCGAGTAGCGATATTGGCCCTTGAGTTGCCGGACTATAAAAAATGGGCAGCTCCAGTTGAGCAAGGCTTCATGCTTGTGGCCAAATTTCTGCGTAAGGAACATATACGAGACCCGCGTGAGCTGCCATACCGGACCCAACTTGCACCTTTGGCTGCCGTGCTGGCGATTCTAAAGGAACGCTGGTTGGAGCCGATGATTCATGCGAAGTTGTCGCGCTGGTATTGGTGCGGCGTGTTAGGCGAGCTTTATGGCGGCGCTGTGGAAACGCGAATTGCTAACGATGTGGAAGAGCTGCTGGGGTGGGTAAAGGATGAGAGAGCTGTACCACGCACTGTCTTGGAAGCGACCTTCAGTCCCGACCGGTTGGATCGTCTGTGGTCACGCTTGAGTGCTGCATACAAGGGCATTAACATGTTGGTATTACGTGAGGGTGCGGAAGATTTTTTCTGGAAGGCCAAGATTCAGGAGCTGGACCAAGAGGACATCGCTTTGGACATCCACCATATCTTCCCGCAGGACTGGTGCGAGAAGCAGGGTATCAAGCGTGCCACCTACAACGCTATCGTCAACAAGACTCCGATTTCCTACAAGGCAAACCGCATGATTGGTGGATCAGCTCCATCGGCATACCTCAGCAAACTACAGGGACACAAACAGGTGCAGTTGTCGGACGAAGGAATGAATGCCTTGCTAACGAGTCATCGGATCGACGCAAATGCGCTGCGCGCAGACGATTTCGAGGAGTTCTACCAAGCGCGGAAGGCGGCACTCCTGGAGCTGATTGAGGGAGCGATGGGAAAGGCTTCAATGGCCAGCGGCATTATGAACGCTGACACCGATAACGATTACTAG
- a CDS encoding exonuclease domain-containing protein, translating to MLQIQSKNLVVIDLETSGVNPFRHDVLAIGLAPVSIRSAERVIYVRSPQICWSPYAKKNFEKFSADWEIEAIEPIAACEELERYFLQIFDGEPAVAIGHNVGFDVAFLRKLAFLAAKDEIVGLSHRALDTHTILHLLFLKGAIPASAVKSDGAFEYFGIDIPEKQRHTALGDAIATRKLFFKLLEALGISGSATI from the coding sequence ATGCTTCAAATCCAAAGTAAAAACCTTGTTGTTATTGATCTCGAGACCAGCGGCGTCAATCCGTTTCGACACGATGTCCTGGCAATTGGACTTGCGCCTGTGTCGATACGCTCCGCAGAACGTGTTATTTATGTGCGATCTCCGCAAATCTGCTGGAGTCCATATGCCAAGAAAAATTTCGAAAAATTTTCAGCTGATTGGGAAATAGAAGCAATTGAGCCCATTGCTGCTTGTGAAGAATTAGAGCGCTATTTTCTGCAAATTTTTGATGGTGAGCCAGCCGTAGCAATTGGGCATAACGTCGGTTTCGACGTTGCGTTTTTACGTAAGCTAGCTTTTTTAGCGGCAAAAGATGAAATAGTAGGTTTATCGCATCGAGCGCTCGACACGCACACGATCTTGCACCTCCTTTTCCTTAAAGGCGCTATTCCAGCCTCGGCGGTCAAATCTGACGGCGCTTTTGAATATTTTGGAATTGATATTCCAGAAAAGCAAAGACACACGGCCTTGGGCGATGCCATAGCCACACGTAAGCTATTTTTTAAGTTACTGGAAGCCCTGGGGATCTCCGGTAGTGCGACGATTTAA